In one window of Homo sapiens chromosome 4 genomic scaffold, GRCh38.p14 alternate locus group ALT_REF_LOCI_1 HSCHR4_1_CTG9 DNA:
- the UGT2B10 gene encoding UDP-glucuronosyltransferase 2B10 isoform 1 precursor (isoform 1 precursor is encoded by transcript variant 1) — protein MALKWTTVLLIQLSFYFSSGSCGKVLVWAAEYSLWMNMKTILKELVQRGHEVTVLASSASILFDPNDSSTLKLEVYPTSLTKTEFENIIMQLVKRLSEIQKDTFWLPFSQEQEILWAINDIIRNFCKDVVSNKKLMKKLQESRFDIVFADAYLPCGELLAELFNIPFVYSHSFSPGYSFERHSGGFIFPPSYVPVVMSKLSDQMTFMERVKNMLYVLYFDFWFQIFNMKKWDQFYSEVLGRPTTLSETMRKADIWLMRNSWNFKFPHPFLPNVDFVGGLHCKPAKPLPKEMEEFVQSSGENGVVVFSLGSMVSNMTEERANVIATALAKIPQKVLWRFDGNKPDALGLNTRLYKWIPQNDLLGHPKTRAFITHGGANGIYEAIYHGIPMVGIPLFFDQPDNIAHMKAKGAAVRVDFNTMSSTDLLNALKTVINDPSYKENIMKLSRIQHDQPVKPLDRAVFWIEFVMRHKGAKHLRVAAHNLTWFQYHSLDVIGFLLACVATVLFIITKCCLFCFWKFARKGKKGKRD, from the exons ATGGCTCTGAAATGGACTACAGTTCTGCTGATACAACTCAGTTTTTACTTTAGCTCTGGGAGTTGTGGAAAGGTGCTGGTATGGGCCGCAGAATACAGCCTTTGGATGAATATGAAGACAATCCTGAAAGAACTTGTTCAGAGAGGTCATGAGGTGACTGTACTGGCATCTTCAGCTTCCATTCTTTTTGATCCCAACGACTCATCCACTCTTAAACTTGAAGTTTATCCTACATCTTTAACTAAAACTGAATTTGAGAATATCATCATGCAATTGGTTAAGAGATTGTCAGAAATTCAAAAAGATACATTTTGGTTACCTTTTTCACAAGAACAAGAAATCCTGTGGGCAATTAATGACATAATTAGAAACTTCTGTAAAGATGTAGTTTCAAATAAGAAACTTATGAAAAAACTACAAGAGTCAAGATTTGACATCGTTTTTGCAGATGCTTATTTACCCTGTGGTGAGCTGCTGGCTGAGCTATTTAACATACCCTTTGTGTACAGTCACAGCTTCAGTCCTGGCTACTCATTTGAAAGGCACAGTGGAGGATTTATTTTCCCTCCTTCCTACGTACCTGTTGTTATGTCAAAATTAAGTGATCAAATGACTTTCATGGAGAGGGTAAAAAATATGCTCTATGTGCTTTATTTTGACTTTTGGttccaaatatttaatatgaagAAGTGGGATCAGTTTTACAGTGAAGTTTTAG GAAGACCCACTACATTATCTGAGACAATGAGGAAAGCTGACATATGGCTTATGCGAAACTCctggaattttaaatttcctcATCCATTCTTACCAAATGTTGATTTTGTTGGAGGACTCCACTGCAAACCTGCCAAACCCCTACCTAA gGAAATGGAGGAGTTTGTACAGAGCTCTGGAGAAAATGGTGTTGTGGTGTTTTCTCTGGGGTCAATGGTCAGTAACATGACAGAAGAAAGGGCCAACGTAATTGCAACAGCCCTTGCCAAGATCCCACAAAAG GTTCTTTGGAGATTTGATGGGAATAAACCAGATGCCTTAGGTCTCAATACTCGACTGTACAAGTGGATACCCCAGAATGACCTTCTAG GTCATCCAAAAACCAGAGCTTTTATAACTCATGGTGGAGCCAATGGCATCTATGAGGCAATCTACCATGGGATCCCTATGGTGGGCATTCCATTGTTTTTTGATCAACCTGATAATATTGCTCACATGAAGGCCAAGGGAGCAGCTGTTAGAGTGGACTTCAACACAATGTCGAGTACAGACCTGCTGAATGCACTGAAGACAGTAATTAATGATCCTTC ATATAAAGAGAATATTATGAAATTATCAAGAATTCAACATGATCAACCAGTGAAGCCCCTGGATCGAGCAGTCTTCTGGATTGAATTTGTCATGCGCCACAAAGGAGCCAAACATCTTCGAGTTGCAGCCCACAACCTCACCTGGTTCCAGTACCACTCTTTGGATGTGATTGGGTTCCTGCTGGCTTGTGTGGCAACCGTGCTATTTATCATCACAAAGTgttgtctgttttgtttctggaagtttgctagaaaaggaaagaagggaaaaagggaTTAG
- the UGT2B10 gene encoding UDP-glucuronosyltransferase 2B10 isoform X2 — translation MRKADIWLMRNSWNFKFPHPFLPNVDFVGGLHCKPAKPLPKEFVQSSGENGVVVFSLGSMVSNMTEERANVIATALAKIPQKVLWRFDGNKPDALGLNTRLYKWIPQNDLLGHPKTRAFITHGGANGIYEAIYHGIPMVGIPLFFDQPDNIAHMKAKGAAVRVDFNTMSSTDLLNALKTVINDPSYKENIMKLSRIQHDQPVKPLDRAVFWIEFVMRHKGAKHLRVAAHNLTWFQYHSLDVIGFLLACVATVLFIITKCCLFCFWKFARKGKKGKRD, via the exons ATGAGGAAAGCTGACATATGGCTTATGCGAAACTCctggaattttaaatttcctcATCCATTCTTACCAAATGTTGATTTTGTTGGAGGACTCCACTGCAAACCTGCCAAACCCCTACCTAAG GAGTTTGTACAGAGCTCTGGAGAAAATGGTGTTGTGGTGTTTTCTCTGGGGTCAATGGTCAGTAACATGACAGAAGAAAGGGCCAACGTAATTGCAACAGCCCTTGCCAAGATCCCACAAAAG GTTCTTTGGAGATTTGATGGGAATAAACCAGATGCCTTAGGTCTCAATACTCGACTGTACAAGTGGATACCCCAGAATGACCTTCTAG GTCATCCAAAAACCAGAGCTTTTATAACTCATGGTGGAGCCAATGGCATCTATGAGGCAATCTACCATGGGATCCCTATGGTGGGCATTCCATTGTTTTTTGATCAACCTGATAATATTGCTCACATGAAGGCCAAGGGAGCAGCTGTTAGAGTGGACTTCAACACAATGTCGAGTACAGACCTGCTGAATGCACTGAAGACAGTAATTAATGATCCTTC ATATAAAGAGAATATTATGAAATTATCAAGAATTCAACATGATCAACCAGTGAAGCCCCTGGATCGAGCAGTCTTCTGGATTGAATTTGTCATGCGCCACAAAGGAGCCAAACATCTTCGAGTTGCAGCCCACAACCTCACCTGGTTCCAGTACCACTCTTTGGATGTGATTGGGTTCCTGCTGGCTTGTGTGGCAACCGTGCTATTTATCATCACAAAGTgttgtctgttttgtttctggaagtttgctagaaaaggaaagaagggaaaaagggaTTAG
- the UGT2B10 gene encoding UDP-glucuronosyltransferase 2B10 isoform 3 (isoform 3 is encoded by transcript variant 3) has product MRKADIWLMRNSWNFKFPHPFLPNVDFVGGLHCKPAKPLPKEMEEFVQSSGENGVVVFSLGSMVSNMTEERANVIATALAKIPQKVLWRFDGNKPDALGLNTRLYKWIPQNDLLGHPKTRAFITHGGANGIYEAIYHGIPMVGIPLFFDQPDNIAHMKAKGAAVRVDFNTMSSTDLLNALKTVINDPSYKENIMKLSRIQHDQPVKPLDRAVFWIEFVMRHKGAKHLRVAAHNLTWFQYHSLDVIGFLLACVATVLFIITKCCLFCFWKFARKGKKGKRD; this is encoded by the exons ATGAGGAAAGCTGACATATGGCTTATGCGAAACTCctggaattttaaatttcctcATCCATTCTTACCAAATGTTGATTTTGTTGGAGGACTCCACTGCAAACCTGCCAAACCCCTACCTAA gGAAATGGAGGAGTTTGTACAGAGCTCTGGAGAAAATGGTGTTGTGGTGTTTTCTCTGGGGTCAATGGTCAGTAACATGACAGAAGAAAGGGCCAACGTAATTGCAACAGCCCTTGCCAAGATCCCACAAAAG GTTCTTTGGAGATTTGATGGGAATAAACCAGATGCCTTAGGTCTCAATACTCGACTGTACAAGTGGATACCCCAGAATGACCTTCTAG GTCATCCAAAAACCAGAGCTTTTATAACTCATGGTGGAGCCAATGGCATCTATGAGGCAATCTACCATGGGATCCCTATGGTGGGCATTCCATTGTTTTTTGATCAACCTGATAATATTGCTCACATGAAGGCCAAGGGAGCAGCTGTTAGAGTGGACTTCAACACAATGTCGAGTACAGACCTGCTGAATGCACTGAAGACAGTAATTAATGATCCTTC ATATAAAGAGAATATTATGAAATTATCAAGAATTCAACATGATCAACCAGTGAAGCCCCTGGATCGAGCAGTCTTCTGGATTGAATTTGTCATGCGCCACAAAGGAGCCAAACATCTTCGAGTTGCAGCCCACAACCTCACCTGGTTCCAGTACCACTCTTTGGATGTGATTGGGTTCCTGCTGGCTTGTGTGGCAACCGTGCTATTTATCATCACAAAGTgttgtctgttttgtttctggaagtttgctagaaaaggaaagaagggaaaaagggaTTAG
- the UGT2B10 gene encoding UDP-glucuronosyltransferase 2B10 isoform 2 precursor (isoform 2 precursor is encoded by transcript variant 2), whose translation MALKWTTVLLIQLSFYFSSGSCGKVLVWAAEYSLWMNMKTILKELVQRGHEVTVLASSASILFDPNDSSTLKLEVYPTSLTKTEFENIIMQLVKRLSEIQKDTFWLPFSQEQEILWAINDIIRNFCKDVVSNKKLMKKLQESRFDIVFADAYLPCGRPTTLSETMRKADIWLMRNSWNFKFPHPFLPNVDFVGGLHCKPAKPLPKEMEEFVQSSGENGVVVFSLGSMVSNMTEERANVIATALAKIPQKVLWRFDGNKPDALGLNTRLYKWIPQNDLLGHPKTRAFITHGGANGIYEAIYHGIPMVGIPLFFDQPDNIAHMKAKGAAVRVDFNTMSSTDLLNALKTVINDPSYKENIMKLSRIQHDQPVKPLDRAVFWIEFVMRHKGAKHLRVAAHNLTWFQYHSLDVIGFLLACVATVLFIITKCCLFCFWKFARKGKKGKRD comes from the exons ATGGCTCTGAAATGGACTACAGTTCTGCTGATACAACTCAGTTTTTACTTTAGCTCTGGGAGTTGTGGAAAGGTGCTGGTATGGGCCGCAGAATACAGCCTTTGGATGAATATGAAGACAATCCTGAAAGAACTTGTTCAGAGAGGTCATGAGGTGACTGTACTGGCATCTTCAGCTTCCATTCTTTTTGATCCCAACGACTCATCCACTCTTAAACTTGAAGTTTATCCTACATCTTTAACTAAAACTGAATTTGAGAATATCATCATGCAATTGGTTAAGAGATTGTCAGAAATTCAAAAAGATACATTTTGGTTACCTTTTTCACAAGAACAAGAAATCCTGTGGGCAATTAATGACATAATTAGAAACTTCTGTAAAGATGTAGTTTCAAATAAGAAACTTATGAAAAAACTACAAGAGTCAAGATTTGACATCGTTTTTGCAGATGCTTATTTACCCTGTG GAAGACCCACTACATTATCTGAGACAATGAGGAAAGCTGACATATGGCTTATGCGAAACTCctggaattttaaatttcctcATCCATTCTTACCAAATGTTGATTTTGTTGGAGGACTCCACTGCAAACCTGCCAAACCCCTACCTAA gGAAATGGAGGAGTTTGTACAGAGCTCTGGAGAAAATGGTGTTGTGGTGTTTTCTCTGGGGTCAATGGTCAGTAACATGACAGAAGAAAGGGCCAACGTAATTGCAACAGCCCTTGCCAAGATCCCACAAAAG GTTCTTTGGAGATTTGATGGGAATAAACCAGATGCCTTAGGTCTCAATACTCGACTGTACAAGTGGATACCCCAGAATGACCTTCTAG GTCATCCAAAAACCAGAGCTTTTATAACTCATGGTGGAGCCAATGGCATCTATGAGGCAATCTACCATGGGATCCCTATGGTGGGCATTCCATTGTTTTTTGATCAACCTGATAATATTGCTCACATGAAGGCCAAGGGAGCAGCTGTTAGAGTGGACTTCAACACAATGTCGAGTACAGACCTGCTGAATGCACTGAAGACAGTAATTAATGATCCTTC ATATAAAGAGAATATTATGAAATTATCAAGAATTCAACATGATCAACCAGTGAAGCCCCTGGATCGAGCAGTCTTCTGGATTGAATTTGTCATGCGCCACAAAGGAGCCAAACATCTTCGAGTTGCAGCCCACAACCTCACCTGGTTCCAGTACCACTCTTTGGATGTGATTGGGTTCCTGCTGGCTTGTGTGGCAACCGTGCTATTTATCATCACAAAGTgttgtctgttttgtttctggaagtttgctagaaaaggaaagaagggaaaaagggaTTAG
- the UGT2B10 gene encoding UDP-glucuronosyltransferase 2B10 isoform X1: MALKWTTVLLIQLSFYFSSGSCGKVLVWAAEYSLWMNMKTILKELVQRGHEVTVLASSASILFDPNDSSTLKLEVYPTSLTKTEFENIIMQLVKRLSEIQKDTFWLPFSQEQEILWAINDIIRNFCKDVVSNKKLMKKLQESRFDIVFADAYLPCGELLAELFNIPFVYSHSFSPGYSFERHSGGFIFPPSYVPVVMSKLSDQMTFMERVKNMLYVLYFDFWFQIFNMKKWDQFYSEVLGRPTTLSETMRKADIWLMRNSWNFKFPHPFLPNVDFVGGLHCKPAKPLPKEFVQSSGENGVVVFSLGSMVSNMTEERANVIATALAKIPQKVLWRFDGNKPDALGLNTRLYKWIPQNDLLGHPKTRAFITHGGANGIYEAIYHGIPMVGIPLFFDQPDNIAHMKAKGAAVRVDFNTMSSTDLLNALKTVINDPSYKENIMKLSRIQHDQPVKPLDRAVFWIEFVMRHKGAKHLRVAAHNLTWFQYHSLDVIGFLLACVATVLFIITKCCLFCFWKFARKGKKGKRD, translated from the exons ATGGCTCTGAAATGGACTACAGTTCTGCTGATACAACTCAGTTTTTACTTTAGCTCTGGGAGTTGTGGAAAGGTGCTGGTATGGGCCGCAGAATACAGCCTTTGGATGAATATGAAGACAATCCTGAAAGAACTTGTTCAGAGAGGTCATGAGGTGACTGTACTGGCATCTTCAGCTTCCATTCTTTTTGATCCCAACGACTCATCCACTCTTAAACTTGAAGTTTATCCTACATCTTTAACTAAAACTGAATTTGAGAATATCATCATGCAATTGGTTAAGAGATTGTCAGAAATTCAAAAAGATACATTTTGGTTACCTTTTTCACAAGAACAAGAAATCCTGTGGGCAATTAATGACATAATTAGAAACTTCTGTAAAGATGTAGTTTCAAATAAGAAACTTATGAAAAAACTACAAGAGTCAAGATTTGACATCGTTTTTGCAGATGCTTATTTACCCTGTGGTGAGCTGCTGGCTGAGCTATTTAACATACCCTTTGTGTACAGTCACAGCTTCAGTCCTGGCTACTCATTTGAAAGGCACAGTGGAGGATTTATTTTCCCTCCTTCCTACGTACCTGTTGTTATGTCAAAATTAAGTGATCAAATGACTTTCATGGAGAGGGTAAAAAATATGCTCTATGTGCTTTATTTTGACTTTTGGttccaaatatttaatatgaagAAGTGGGATCAGTTTTACAGTGAAGTTTTAG GAAGACCCACTACATTATCTGAGACAATGAGGAAAGCTGACATATGGCTTATGCGAAACTCctggaattttaaatttcctcATCCATTCTTACCAAATGTTGATTTTGTTGGAGGACTCCACTGCAAACCTGCCAAACCCCTACCTAAG GAGTTTGTACAGAGCTCTGGAGAAAATGGTGTTGTGGTGTTTTCTCTGGGGTCAATGGTCAGTAACATGACAGAAGAAAGGGCCAACGTAATTGCAACAGCCCTTGCCAAGATCCCACAAAAG GTTCTTTGGAGATTTGATGGGAATAAACCAGATGCCTTAGGTCTCAATACTCGACTGTACAAGTGGATACCCCAGAATGACCTTCTAG GTCATCCAAAAACCAGAGCTTTTATAACTCATGGTGGAGCCAATGGCATCTATGAGGCAATCTACCATGGGATCCCTATGGTGGGCATTCCATTGTTTTTTGATCAACCTGATAATATTGCTCACATGAAGGCCAAGGGAGCAGCTGTTAGAGTGGACTTCAACACAATGTCGAGTACAGACCTGCTGAATGCACTGAAGACAGTAATTAATGATCCTTC ATATAAAGAGAATATTATGAAATTATCAAGAATTCAACATGATCAACCAGTGAAGCCCCTGGATCGAGCAGTCTTCTGGATTGAATTTGTCATGCGCCACAAAGGAGCCAAACATCTTCGAGTTGCAGCCCACAACCTCACCTGGTTCCAGTACCACTCTTTGGATGTGATTGGGTTCCTGCTGGCTTGTGTGGCAACCGTGCTATTTATCATCACAAAGTgttgtctgttttgtttctggaagtttgctagaaaaggaaagaagggaaaaagggaTTAG